Proteins co-encoded in one Maylandia zebra isolate NMK-2024a linkage group LG16, Mzebra_GT3a, whole genome shotgun sequence genomic window:
- the LOC112430151 gene encoding E3 SUMO-protein ligase ZBED1-like produces MEAHLRVVGPMNGKFVFHKRPDGTIDKGKVVCLECKKEFAYHRSSSSLAYHLNAKHPAASAATASSEDVSNIASQSKAFRQTKLENTPRMSKSATDRLTNVIAKWIAMNCRPINIVEDEGLTEVLQIASNDPSYKPPCRTTVTTKISKMYDGEKKNKLEILAEDSPNCVAITGDHWTSAGNHSYFGVTGHFIDSEWNLNSFALTVMRTETRHFADKCAEQFLKVANDWGIENKISTIGTDSAANMLAAMRALPYEHIACNAHILQRTITVCLDSSGFVGVLAKCRKIVGHFKQSPASTTELNQQQVALGKKSDQLIQDVPTRWNSTLAMVSRLLCNREAVQATLDQQNHRLVLPTEAEWAKLQRLELLLEPCKYVTELLGGEAYVSCSVVLPAFRHLYRVMDITDDDPAYVVKFKNAFQKDLAARRANGNEIWFEVATALDPRFKDLKCLPREKREQVWTILENMLQAAEPRRADSLQPSTEDDGPAQKKRRSELLLGSDSDSEDGIESGELQRYRAEPSISIDDCPLQWWYAHSGVYEKLSVLAQKYLASPATSVPCERLFSLAGHIVQKKRAALLPENVTRLVCLSDWLRKKK; encoded by the exons ATGGAGGCGCATCTGAGAGTTGTTGGCCCAATGAACGGGAAATTTGTATTTCATAAACGCCCCGACGGCACCATTGACAAAGGTAAAGTGGTCTGCCTAGAGTGTAAGAAGGAGTTTGCTTACCACCGAAGCAGCTCAAGTTTGGCCTATCACCTCAACGCAAAGCACCCAGCCGCGAGTGCAGCAACAGCTAGCAGTGAAGACGTTAGCAATATAGCAAGCCAGAGCAAAGCTTTTCGCCAAACAAAACTAGAGAATACCCCTCGTATGAGCAAGTCTGCGACCGACAGGCTGACTAATGTTATTGCCAAGTGGATAGCGATGAACTGTAGGCCGATAAATATAGTAGAGGACGAAGGATTGACAGAGGTGTTGCAAATTGCGTCCAATGACCCGTCATACAAGCCGCCGTGCAGGACTACAGTAACGACCAAAATCAGCAAAATGTACGACggcgaaaagaaaaacaaacttgagATTTTGGCGGAGGATTCTCCCAACTGTGTTGCTATAACCGGAGATCACTGGACCTCAGCTGGCAACCACAGCTATTTTGGGGTGACTGGACACTTTATTGATAGTGAGTGGAACCTCAACTCATTTGCACTGACCGTCATGAGAACAGAAACCAGGCACTTTGCTGATAAATGCGCCGAACAGTTCCTCAAGGTAGCAAATGACTGGGGTATTGAAAACAAGATATCCACCATTGGCACAGACAGCGCAGCAAACATGCTGGCTGCTATGAGAGCACTTCCATATGAGCACATCGCCTGCAATGCTCACATTCTCCAGAGGACCATCACGGTATGTCTCGATAGCAGTGGTTTTGTCGGTGTACTGGCAAAGTGCCGCAAGATTGTTGGTCATTTTAAACAAAGCCCTGCGAGTACCACAGAACTTAACCAACAACAAGTAGCACTCGGAAAGAAGAGCGATCAACTTATACAGGATGTACCCACCAGGTGGAACTCGACTCTCGCAATGGTCTCACGCCTCCTATGTAACCGAGAGgctgtccaggctacgttggacCAACAGAACCACAGGTTGGTCTTGCCAACCGAAGCTGAGTGGGCGAAACTGCAGAGGCTGGAGCTCCTGCTTGAACCATGCAA GTATGTGACAGAGCTGCTGGGTGGTGAGGCCTACGTCTCTTGCTCTGTAGTGCTGCCTGCTTTTCGCCATCTGTACCGTGTCATGGACATTACTGATGATGATCCTGCCTACGTGGTGAAGTTCAAGAATGCCTTCCAGAAGGATCTGGCAGCACGACGAGCTAATGGCAACGAGATATGGTTCGAGGTGGCCACAGCATTGGATCCACGGTTTAAGGATTTGAAATGTCTTCCAAGAGAAAAGAGGGAACAG gtgTGGACCATTCTGGAGAATATGCTCCAGGCAGCAGAGCCCAGAAGAGCAGATAGTCTCCAGCCCTCCACAGAGGATGATGGACCAGctcagaagaagaggaggagcgaACTCCTTCTGGGGTCTGACTCTGACTCAGAAGATGGAATTGAGTCTGGAGAGCTGCAGCGCTACAGAGCAGAACCCAGCATCAGTATTGATGACTGTCCCCTGCAGTGGTGGTATGCTCACTCAGGAGTCTATGAAAAGCTGTCAGTCCTAGCACAAAAGTACCTGGCCTCCCCAGCTACCTCTGTACCCTGTGAGAGACTCTTTAGCCTTGCAGGCCACATAGTGCAAAAGAAAAGGGCAGCCTTGCTTCCAGAAAATGTTACCAGGCTGGTGTGTCTTAGCGACTGGCTGAGGAAGAAGAAATGA